The Liquorilactobacillus nagelii DSM 13675 DNA window ATCCACAAAAACATTTCCTTGATCAGTCGCGTGTCCTTTAGTCCATTGCAAATTAAATTTAGAAAATTTGGGTAAAATCTCCGCAACTTGCTGCCATAATTCTTGATTGGCTACCGGTTGATTATTAGCCGTTTTCCAATTACGTTTTTGCCAATTTTTTAACCACCCCAACTGGATTGCATTTAAAACGTACCGTGAATCAAGCACCGCTTGAATTTGCTGCTGATTTAAATTCCGCTGCACTAAATATTGCAAAGCCTGCAAAAAAGCCATGATTTCCATTCGATTATTAGTTGCTCCAAACTCCCCAGCCGATGCTGCATGTTGTTTGCCAGCATATTTAATCAAGAAAGCCCAAGCTGCTGGATCATTTTTTTTAACATGTTGACCAAGTCGATTACCATGATTTCGAGATCCACCATCCGTCCAGATCCAAATTGACTGACTAGTAGCTGAATAAATTGGCTGTACAGCCGTTTTCTTAGTTGCTGGTTTAAATGAATTAACTGGATTATTTAACCAATCTTGAGCAGCAGCGATATCATTAAACCCTTTATAACGAGCTTTGGGATAGCCTTTAACTTGTTGAAGACAATCGTTCCAACTATGATAGATTCCCGTTTTTCTACCGTGAGCAACAACATAATACTGATAAGCGATTGTAAGCTCCCCCTTTTATAAAAATTCAAATTTTAATGTATCTCAATTCTAACCAATTTAATTGCTTTCAGCAAATTAAAGATAAAAGTAAACCGAAAAAAACATAAGAATTGTTCCAGCTAAAACAATCAAATGCCAGTAAACATGAGAATATTTCAAATTACGAAAACTGTAAATCACTGCTCCAAAAGTAAAACATAGTCCCCCTCCCAGTAAAAGCAAAAAGCCATTCATTCCTAAAGAATTCCATAATTGTTTAAAGCCTAGTAGACAAAGCCAGCCTAAAATGACATAGATAGTCGTTTCAATCCATTGCAGACGTGAAGGCAAGAACTGGTGCAAAATAATCCCCAGCAAACACAAACTCCAAATTGCCAGCAAAAGTTTAAACCCAAAGTTTTGACCCATCCCCAATAAGCAAAACGGTGTATATGTCCCAGCAATCAAAATAAAGATATTAGTATGATCAATCAACTGCAGAATCCGGCGCGCTTTTGTAAAATAGAGTGAATGAAAAAGGGTTGAGGCCAAATAAAGTGTTACCAATGAAATGCCATAAATAATCATTGAGATTAATTCAACCTCGTCGTGTGAACGAATTCCTTTAATAATCAGTAACACGAGCGCGGCAACACTCAACATAGTTCCTAAACCATGAGTAATGCTGCTCCAAATCTCGTTTAAAATCTGCTGCCGTTTATTCATCAATTATAACTACCTCTTTTCATATTTATTATTAAATACACTATAACATAGTTTTCAAGTCTAGATGATGCATTTATCAATTTCATAACAAGTTTATTTATTTTTAAAATTCGCTTTTATGCTATACTTCCATATAGAAGCTCTTTTATTTTATCAAGGTGAGGTCTTGCATTTGGAAAATACGAATCTCGAATCACAATTACGCCAACTTAGTAAAAATCGCTTGCCACTATGGCATGAATTCCCAGATTTCGAACTTTATATGGATCAGCTTGTTAGTCTTGGCAATCGTTATTTGAAAAATTTACAAGGAACAGAAATTACTGCCTCAATGGTTAACAGCTATGTAAAAAAGGGCTTGATGCACCGACCAAACAAAAAGAAATATGATACTGCCAATGTTGCTGAATTAGTGGTTATCAGTCTGCTTAAAGCAATTTATTCACTAGAGACAATTAAAAAGGGGCTCCAGTCCGTAGCAAAGAATACACAAACCGACGAATCCTATAACTATTTTGCGCAGCTTTTCAATAAAACCTTAGCTGAGATTGGTGATAATTCATTCTCTTTTAAATTTGATTACCAAGATGATCTAATTCTTTTAACTGAAAAATTCGCTGTTCACGCTGTTATTTATAAAATTATCGGTGAAAAAATGGTCAGTCTCCAAAATTAAAGTTTCCAAATAAAATAAACCCCCAAAGTTAATGATCCAACTTTGGGGGTTCTTTATCGATTCAAATCACGATTGATGTAAATTATTTAAATACTTCTTATTCTTTTCAAAATCAAATTCTTTTTCAGATTTTCCAATAATAACTGCTGCAAGCGAATTGCCAGCGACATTAACTACCGTTCGACCCATGTCAACTAATCGATCAATTCCTGCAATAAAGGTCAGCCCTTGCAATGGAACACCAATTGTCGATATAGTTGCTAACAAAACGACGAACGATGCTCCCGGAACCCCTGCAATACCTTTTGAAGTAATCATCAAAACAATTACTAATGTAATTTGTTTAGTCAACGAAAGATGAATTCCATAAGCTTGTGCAAGAAAAAGTGCTGCTAGCGACTGATAAATAGCTGAACCATCTAAATTGAAAGTATAACCCGTCGGAACAACAAAAGAAACAATTCCCTCACTAACACCAAATTTGCTCATTTTATCAATAATCCGAGGTAATACTGCCTCTGAACTTGCAGTTGAAAAAGCCAACACCATTTCTTCTTTAATTGTCTTCAAAATTTCCCAGTTATTTAATTTAAAAATTCTCGCAGCTCCACCCATAACAGCTAAAATAAAAATTGCCATTGTTGCATAGGCTAAAACAATAAAATAACCCAGTGGCGCAAGTGCCTTAAGCCCCATTTGAGCAACAGTTGAACCAATTAAAGCACAAACTCCAATTGGCGCTGTCCGCATAACCCAATCGGTAACTTTAAACATTACCTGCGAAACAGCTTGCAAAAAATCAACAATGATTCTTCCCTGCTCACCAATGGCTGCTGTCCCTAATCCAAAAAAGACACTGAAAAAAATTATTGGCAACATATTACCATTGCTTAACGAACTAAAAACATTGGTCGGAATAATTCCCATTAATGTTGACCAAATTCCTGCATGTTCAGCTTTATGAGCCGTCTGAACATATTGACTGATATCTTGGCTATGTAGTTGATGGATATCAATAAAAGTTCCCGGATGAAAAATGTTTCCAACAATCAATCCCAAAATAATCGCAATTGTTGTCATTACTTCAAAATAAATTAAGGTTTTTAACCCAACTCTGCCGAGCTTTTTGATATCACCCATATTAGCGATTCCTACCGTTAAGCAGGAAATGACAATTGGCAAGACAATCATCTGAATCAGATCGATAAACATTGTCCCGATATTTTGCATCACTGTTGTTGCTGCTTGATTATTGTAAAAAATTGCCCCAATAATAATTCCACTAATTAATCCGATTAAAATCTGCCAACCTAAATTTAGCCGCCATACCCGATATTTCTTCATGCCCTAACGCTCCAACTCTAATTTAATTTGAAATTAACTTTCAACTACTAAATATTTACTCTTTTGTTAATAATAATAACAAAAATACGGCTTTTGTAAACAAATTAACAAGTTTTATTAACTAATTTTTGTGTTTTCAATAGTTTGAGCCTCATAAATTAAAATTTTATTAAGATAAATAATAATGAGAGAGGTTTTAAACGGCTTTTTCAAAGCATTAAAATATTACTCTGATTATAGTCAATAACTTCACATCTGATTGTCCTCAGCTATTTAGTAACCTACATACTTAGTCCTAAAAATATAGTTCTTCTTCCACTCACAATAAATTTTTTCTAGCTGTATTTTAAATAGTTTAAGCGAAGTTTTGAAAAAATAATTTTCAGGCTAAAATCAATTTTTTTATTGACAAGTGTAGCTGTTTTTAGTATTATTTAATAGTCGGTTGTTTGATTAAAGTAATTCAAACATTGGGCATTCGCCAAATTGGTAAGGCAGCGGACTCTGAATCCGCAATGTACTGGTTCGAGCCCAGTATGCCCAATTATAG harbors:
- a CDS encoding ribonuclease H family protein, translating into MAYQYYVVAHGRKTGIYHSWNDCLQQVKGYPKARYKGFNDIAAAQDWLNNPVNSFKPATKKTAVQPIYSATSQSIWIWTDGGSRNHGNRLGQHVKKNDPAAWAFLIKYAGKQHAASAGEFGATNNRMEIMAFLQALQYLVQRNLNQQQIQAVLDSRYVLNAIQLGWLKNWQKRNWKTANNQPVANQELWQQVAEILPKFSKFNLQWTKGHATDQGNVFVDNLLNQTMDKMEAANL
- the trhA gene encoding PAQR family membrane homeostasis protein TrhA; this encodes MNKRQQILNEIWSSITHGLGTMLSVAALVLLIIKGIRSHDEVELISMIIYGISLVTLYLASTLFHSLYFTKARRILQLIDHTNIFILIAGTYTPFCLLGMGQNFGFKLLLAIWSLCLLGIILHQFLPSRLQWIETTIYVILGWLCLLGFKQLWNSLGMNGFLLLLGGGLCFTFGAVIYSFRNLKYSHVYWHLIVLAGTILMFFSVYFYL
- a CDS encoding DUF1836 domain-containing protein, coding for MENTNLESQLRQLSKNRLPLWHEFPDFELYMDQLVSLGNRYLKNLQGTEITASMVNSYVKKGLMHRPNKKKYDTANVAELVVISLLKAIYSLETIKKGLQSVAKNTQTDESYNYFAQLFNKTLAEIGDNSFSFKFDYQDDLILLTEKFAVHAVIYKIIGEKMVSLQN
- a CDS encoding dicarboxylate/amino acid:cation symporter — its product is MKKYRVWRLNLGWQILIGLISGIIIGAIFYNNQAATTVMQNIGTMFIDLIQMIVLPIVISCLTVGIANMGDIKKLGRVGLKTLIYFEVMTTIAIILGLIVGNIFHPGTFIDIHQLHSQDISQYVQTAHKAEHAGIWSTLMGIIPTNVFSSLSNGNMLPIIFFSVFFGLGTAAIGEQGRIIVDFLQAVSQVMFKVTDWVMRTAPIGVCALIGSTVAQMGLKALAPLGYFIVLAYATMAIFILAVMGGAARIFKLNNWEILKTIKEEMVLAFSTASSEAVLPRIIDKMSKFGVSEGIVSFVVPTGYTFNLDGSAIYQSLAALFLAQAYGIHLSLTKQITLVIVLMITSKGIAGVPGASFVVLLATISTIGVPLQGLTFIAGIDRLVDMGRTVVNVAGNSLAAVIIGKSEKEFDFEKNKKYLNNLHQS